Below is a genomic region from Echinicola rosea.
GGCCCTTTAGATGCTTGATATGGGCATGTACACCTCCGTCGGATACCAGTCCTATAAAATGTACCTTTTTCTGACGCTCTTTTGCGGTGGCAAAAGCTTTCTTCAATATTGGATTGTCTTTGAGGTCTCCCTCGTCAACGGCCTTGTTGATCTTTACCAAATCCTGATAAACAACTCTCCCGGCACCGATATTCATATGCCCTACTTCTGAGTTGCCCATCTGTCCCTCTGGTAAACCCACTGCCAAACCAGATGCATCCAATTTGGAATGTGGATATTTTTCAAAAAGACTGTCGATGAATGGCGTGTTTGCCTTGTCAATCGCAGAAACTTCAGGGTTGGTGGCCAGGCCCCAACCATCCAAAATCATTAGTAAAACTTTTTTATCCATGAGGCAAATATAAAGATTTTAAATACAATGATAGAAAATTACTTCGATTCTGTAGCATAGAAAAGGGACTAAAGAAAGGAGGCAAGCATGAATGGACAAGATTAGTACTCCATTGTTAGGTAATAAACGATGATTAGAGTTGTATAGTACCGGTGTTTGCCTTAATGATTTTGATCCGATTTATGCCCCTGCAATCGCTATAGCCTGTAATGAAGAATGTCAAGAAGCGTTGTAACCTCAATAAAATCATGCTATTTATAGAAAGAGGCATCGGCTGTGGCATAAATAGACGAATGCATAATGAGGGGATGAATTACCCGGCCCCGGAAGTGTGGCTGGTCCGATATGGGGGAGGTATTTACTTATAAATAAGGAGGCCGTCCATACACGGGCAGCCTCCATAATTTATTTTATGAAGTTTATCTCATTTAGTGGCTTGTGTGATCAGTTTATCATCAGGGTTTTCCTGATAGGGAATGGCTGCCAACTGATCCATTTTTTCAGTTTTTACCCTTTCGAAAGCCATTTTGTTATTGTCCAAAATAGGATCGGAAGGTGGGATGTCTTCTTTTAGCCAGTCCACTTGCTTCCCGTGTTTCCAAAACCTAAAGCAAAGGTGAGGGCCAGTGGCCAAACCGGTGCTGCCCACATATCCGATGACTTGTCCCTGTTTTACACGAACGCCATTGCGAATGCCCGAGGCAATTTTGGACATATGAAGGTATTGGGTGGTGTAGGTTCCGTTATGCTTTACTTTGACATAGTTGCCATTCCCGCCAGTGTAGCTGGCAGCTATGATGGTTCCATCGCCAACGGAGCGGATTTCAGTGCCCCTAGGCGCTGCGTAATCTGTTCCTAAGTGAGCTTTATAGCGTTTTTGAACGGGGTGAAATCTCCTTGGGCTATACCGGGAGCTGATCCTGGTAAATTTAACGGGATCTCGTAAGAATGCTTTTTTAAAACTGTTTCCTTCCAAGTCAAAAAAGGACACTTGGCCGTTTTGTTCAAAAGGAATGGCATAATAGGGTTCTCCCATATGTTCGAAATAGGCCACTTGGATGGGCTCAATCCCAACGACCTGGTCGTCCACTACTTTTTCATTGTACACCACTTTGTATTTATCGCCCTTTTGGAGACGCTGAAAATCCACACTCCAGCCATAAAGGTCTGCAAATTCATCTATAAGATCCGGTGTGATGCCCTGTTCGGTCATGTTGACGTAGAGAGAAGAGGTGATTCGCCCGGCAATTTCCCGTTTGCGAAGTGTTACCGGTTTTGCTTCTTTATAAATGTCCTTGCCGTCCAATTTGTACACGACAAATTCAGCGGCATTTGGTTCATAAATAAAAAATTCTGCAGTGGCACTGCTGTCCCTAGCGGTGAGTACAGTGTATTTTTTGTTGAACGCAATTTTTCGAACGTCGAAAATATCTTTTGATTTTTTGGCTATCTGATCGATGATCTGGTAAGGAACCTCAAATGGTGCCAAAATAGTGGATAGGGTCTGGTTTCTCGACACTTTTCCTTCTACTACATCCAGTTCGTCTATATTAATTCCATAGAGTAAATTCTCTTCCTTAACCGCCGCTTTCTCTTCGATGTCCATCGCGGTTACTTCTGCTTCTACAACTTCACGTTGAGGTTTTAGCTTGGTCTCGTACAAGCCAAAACCTGCTGCCGTCAGCAGCGCGATTCCGGCTACTGCGATCCATGATTTCTTCATTCCCTAGTGTTGATTTTTGGTAATTAAAACGATCTTGTAATAAATTTAAATTTTGGTCAAATAGCAAGAAGTTGGGCCATTTTCTGCGTTCAATTGACTGTTTTTGGTATAACTTTAGATATAAACGAAACAATGGGGTCGGGATTGTGTGTCAAATCATGAAAATATCCTCCCAAACTAGAAAATGGCAGAAAAATGCTAGGATACTTTTTGTCATAATAGTAAACTGTGAATCGAATTATTATCTTTGGCGACTGGTATTGAATAAAAAATTAAAAATATGCTAAGAACACATACTTGTGGGGAATTGCGCATAGGAGATGTGGGCGAAGAAGTGACCCTTTCCGGCTGGGTACAACGGGTACGAAACAAAGGTGGTTTGGTATGGGTGGACCTCCGGGACAGATACGGGGTTACCCAACTGATTTTTGAAGAGGGCTCCAGTGATCAGTCACTGCTGGAAAAGGCAGCCTCACTGGGCAGGGAATTCGTTATTCAAGCTGTCGGTGAGGTCATAGAGCGGACTTCCAAAAACAATAAAATCCCTACGGGGGATATCGAGGTGAAGACCATTTCACTGGAAGTGCTGAATGCTGCCAAGGTTCCTCCATTTGTGATTGAAGATGAAACTGACGGTGGTGAGGACCTACGGATGAAGTATCGCTATTTGGATTTGAGAAGAAGGGTCGTTCGGGAAAAACTTCAGCTGAGGCACCGCATGATGCAGGAGACACGTAAGTTTATGGACAGTCTGGACTTTATGGAAGTGGAGACTCCTGTGCTGATCAAGTCCACACCAGAAGGGGCCAGAGACTTTTTGGTTCCCAGCAGGATCAATGAGGGAGAGTTTTATGCATTGCCGCAGTCGCCACAAACCTTTAAGCAGCTGCTAATGGTCAGTGGCTTTGATCGGTATTTCCAGATTGTAAAATGCTTCCGTGATGAGGACCTTAGGGCCGATCGTCAGCCAGAATTTACGCAGATAGACTGTGAAATGTCTTTTGTGGAGCAGGAAGATATTCTCACCACCTTTGAAGGGCTGGTAAGGCACCTGTTCAGTACCGTGAAGAAAGTGGAATTGGGTGAAGTGGAGCGGATGACTTTTGCCGATGCCATGAAGTACTATGGAAACGATAAGCCAGACTTGCGTTTTGATATGAAGTTTGTGGAGCTGAATGACGTGGCTCAAAACAAAGGCTTTAAGATTTTCGATGAGGCAGAATTGGTAGTGGGCATTGCTGCTCCAGAAGCGGCCAGTTATACCCGAAAGCAAGTGGATGCCTTGACCGAATGGGTGAAGCGTCCACAGATCGGTGCCAAGGGATTGGTGTATGTGAAATGCAACGACGACGGCACTTTTAAATCCTCAGTGGATAAATTTTATAGCCAAGAGGATCTCAAAGCTTGGGCGGATAAAATGAATGCCCAGCCAGGTGACCTCATCCTTGTTTTGTCTGGTGATCAAAATGCCACCAGAAAGCAACTTTCTGAGTTGCGACTAAAAATGGGAAGTGACCTGGGATTGAGGGACAAGAATACCTTCAAGCCACTGTGGGTATTGGACTTTCCGCTCTTGGAGTGGGACGAGGAAACCAAGCGTTTTCATGCCATGCACCATCCATTTACGTCTCCCAAGGAGGAAGATATTCCATTGTTGGAAAAAGACCCGGGAGCCGTACGTGCCAATGCATATGACTTGGTGATCAATGGCGTGGAAATCGGCGGTGGCTCCATTAGGATCCATGACCGCGATACCCAAAAGACCATGTTCAAGCATCTTGGCTTTTCCGATGAGGAGGCTCAGGCCCAGTTTGGCTTCTTGATGGAGGCATTTGAGTACGGTGCCCCACCGCATGGAGGCATTGCTTTTGGATTTGACAGGTTGTGTGCCATCTTCGGAGGAAGTGATTCGATCAGGGATTATATTGCTTTCCCGAAAAACAACTCCGGAAGGGATGTGATGATCGACTCTCCAAGTGCCATTGCCGATGAGCAGTTGAAAGAGCTGAGCATTCAACTGGCATTGAAAAAATAATCGCGTTTTAAAGAAACGTTTCTAAAGCCGCAGCACGGCCAGGATGATTTCTGGACGGTGCTGCGGCTTTGTTTTTTAGCAATTGCTAAGGATCAAGCGGAATAGTTGGGGGCTGCCTGTTTTCTTAATGGCAAAACCACGGATACATAAAAATGCCACAATGTCCCAAAGTCACCAAGTGCATGTATGAGTATCATGGAATGAAATGTAAAATTGCTTTGTGCCTGAGGCCATGGCGACGTATCATTGTTCTGATAACTAAATTCATCGCCTCACAGAAGTATTGCTTGATCCCTATTTTGCCGTAGGGCTGTGAACCAAGTGACTGCGAATACCCATCACGATGAGCAGCTGCGCCAAAATGTACGTACCCATGATCAGGATATCAGCATTGGCTATAGGGCTGAAGAACAGGTCGAGGGCCAAGATGCTGTCAGAGACCATAAACAATAATGCTCCCACAAACACCTGGATAAAACTCAGGATATTGGTGTGTTTAAAGCGCTCTCTGGCGATGGATACCATGAGCACCATCGCGAAAATGTACAGCACTACCGGAACTTTTAATTGGCCCAAGTGATCATTGACCAGAAAATACAGCATGGCCGCAAAAATATAGATCGGTAGGTTGAAGAAGAAGGTTTTGAGAAAATTGATATTTCGTAGGTTGATTTGGTGGTTTTGGGTGAGCTTAAAGGAAATGGTATAACAGATCAAGGTGATCAAGAAGGCTCCCAATCCATAGAGAAACATGGACGGAAAGAGCAGGAGAACGTCTCCAGCCAGTGCGAAAATCAAACCTGCTCCCATGGATTTCCTTAGGAGTGTGTTTTTGATCACGGCCGTAGTGGTCAGAAAATAAATGGCCAACGACAGCATGATCAATGGTTTGGAAAAATAGCGATATTCCTGATGACCTTCTACGATCATGATCATTTCGCTTACACCTGCGAATAAATAGAGGTATAGCCATGCTATTCCTTTTTGTTTCATGGTTTTTTGGTGGTTTTCAATTCCGGAATTGGCTAGAATATTAGGGCCAACATCATAACGTTTTTTTAGATGGGTGGTTTTGGGTGCACGCTTGATTTTTTTGATCAATCGAACATAAGGGATTATTTCCTTATAATTTGAACCCGCATTATGCATTAGCCTATCTATTCCGAGCTGATCCGCCGCGGCGGACAAAATCAGTCACTTCGCTGCTGTTTTCGACCTCACCATCCGCCGCGGCGGATGATTCAATCTCCAAACAGCCTGATTTTCTTGTAGTTTCAGCTCTCATTACGATTCCTAATGCATAAAACGAGTTGAAGATAATCAAAAAAGCCAATAGCAGGTATTTGGGGTGGGCAAATAACAATCTAAAAAAAATATGTAGGATAAAACAGATTTAAATTGTAACAATAGTTAGTATAGGTATGCTAAGAATACGAAAAGAATAAATTCTGTGTTTTTAATATATGTAAGGGTGAATTTTTCGGATTTGCTTTTTTTAGTTCTTATATTTAGAATAAAATTTTAGCCCAGTGCGAATTTAATGTTAAGAAAATCGATTGTAGCAAGGAGAAACTTAACAATTACTAAAATAAAAACCCTGTAAAGTCCTATACATTTGTATTGGAAAACCTTTTAAAGCAAATCAGTTTTTATCAATCACAAATCAAATTATGAAGCAACTATTACTAAAGAGTCTATTTGCAATGGCGATACTTCTTTTTGGAGTAAGTTCATTGTATGGCCAAGGGATTACCACTGCCAGCATGAGCGGAGTGGTGGAAGATCCTAGTGGAGAAACCTTGCCTGGTGCAAATGTAGTGGCTACCCACACCCCATCAGGGACGAAATATGGCGCATCTACACGTGCAGATGGTCGTTTTACCATTCAAGGAATGCGTGTGGGTGGACCCTATACAGTGGAAATCACCTTTATTGGTTTTGAAAAAGCAATTGTAGAGAATATCAATCTTCAGTTGGGTCAAGCTTATGGCCTGGACGTGGTGTTACAGGAAGAGGGGCTAGAGATTGAAGGTGTGGAGGTACTGGCGACCAGAAGTCCAGTGATCAACGATGAGCGTACAGGAGCTGCCACGAGTATCAGCAACGAACAGATCAATTCATTGCCTTCCATTTCCAGGTCTATTTCTGATTTTACTAGATTGACCCCGCAAGCATCGACTGCTGGTTCAGGAACTTCCTTTGCCGGTCAAAATAACCGTTACAACCAATTTTCCATTGACGGAACGGTAAACAATGACGTTTTTGGGCTATCTGCATCAGGAACCAATGGTGGCCAGACAGGGGTGCAGCCGATCTCGTTAGATGCCATCGAGCAAGTGCAAGTGGTGATTGCTCCCTATGATGTCCGCCAAGGTGGCTTTACCGGCGGTGGTATCAATGCCATCACCAGATCCGGTAACAATAACTACGAAGGTTCGGTGTACTATTACAGCAATAACCAAAATTTTGTAGGAAAAAGCCCGGATGAAGAACGTACCAAACTGGATGACTACACCGACTACCAAACGGGTTTCAGACTGGGAGGCCCAGTGGTAAAAGACAAATTGTTCTTCTTCGTAAACGGTGAGGTGACCAGCAGAACACAGCCTTTGCTATACCAGCCGGGTACAGGGAGTTCTAATATTGCGGTGGACGAAATGGAAAGAGTAGCCTCTGTAGCCGAGCGTCTTGGATATGATCCAGGCCCCTATGGAGCTTACAGTGATGTGACCAGTTCAGAAAAGATCTTTGCACGCTTGGACTGGAATATCAACCAAAACAATAAATTGACCCTGCGTCACTCTTATGTATATGGAGAAAACATAGATGGATCCAGAAGCCCAAATTCTGCTAATTTCTATAACTATGGTCAGTTTTTCCCTTCTACCACAAACAGTACCGTACTGGAACTGACCAGTAACTTCAGCAATAATATTTCCAATGAATTGCGTATCGGTTATACTTCCGTTCGTGACGACAGGGATTACCTGGGAGATCCTTTTCCTGCGATCAATGTAAGGTTAAGTGGCGGTAGAAGCATCAACCTGGGTTCGGAGCCATTTTCTACGGCTAACCAGCTAGATCAGGATGTACTGACCATCACGGATAACCTGACCCTGTTTAAAGGTAGACATACCTTAACCTTCGGTACACACAATGAATTTTACAGTACCTATAACCTGTTTATCCGTCAAAACTTCGGAGCTTATTCTTACTACAGCATAGAGGATTTCGAAACGGTAGGTACCCCCGGAGAAGTGTTGCCAAGAAGTTATGACTATTCTTACTCCAGAACAGATAATCCCCAGCAAGGTGCAGAGTTCAATGCCTTCCAACTGGGTTTCTACGCACAGGATGAATACCAAGCTACCAGAGACCTGAAGCTTACCGCTGGTTTAAGGTTGGATATCCCAACATTCTCAGAAAAGCCTTCCGTCAACGAACAGTTTAATGAAGAATTTGCTGAATAT
It encodes:
- the aspS gene encoding aspartate--tRNA ligase, coding for MLRTHTCGELRIGDVGEEVTLSGWVQRVRNKGGLVWVDLRDRYGVTQLIFEEGSSDQSLLEKAASLGREFVIQAVGEVIERTSKNNKIPTGDIEVKTISLEVLNAAKVPPFVIEDETDGGEDLRMKYRYLDLRRRVVREKLQLRHRMMQETRKFMDSLDFMEVETPVLIKSTPEGARDFLVPSRINEGEFYALPQSPQTFKQLLMVSGFDRYFQIVKCFRDEDLRADRQPEFTQIDCEMSFVEQEDILTTFEGLVRHLFSTVKKVELGEVERMTFADAMKYYGNDKPDLRFDMKFVELNDVAQNKGFKIFDEAELVVGIAAPEAASYTRKQVDALTEWVKRPQIGAKGLVYVKCNDDGTFKSSVDKFYSQEDLKAWADKMNAQPGDLILVLSGDQNATRKQLSELRLKMGSDLGLRDKNTFKPLWVLDFPLLEWDEETKRFHAMHHPFTSPKEEDIPLLEKDPGAVRANAYDLVINGVEIGGGSIRIHDRDTQKTMFKHLGFSDEEAQAQFGFLMEAFEYGAPPHGGIAFGFDRLCAIFGGSDSIRDYIAFPKNNSGRDVMIDSPSAIADEQLKELSIQLALKK
- a CDS encoding lysoplasmalogenase; amino-acid sequence: MKQKGIAWLYLYLFAGVSEMIMIVEGHQEYRYFSKPLIMLSLAIYFLTTTAVIKNTLLRKSMGAGLIFALAGDVLLLFPSMFLYGLGAFLITLICYTISFKLTQNHQINLRNINFLKTFFFNLPIYIFAAMLYFLVNDHLGQLKVPVVLYIFAMVLMVSIARERFKHTNILSFIQVFVGALLFMVSDSILALDLFFSPIANADILIMGTYILAQLLIVMGIRSHLVHSPTAK
- a CDS encoding TonB-dependent receptor, translating into MKQLLLKSLFAMAILLFGVSSLYGQGITTASMSGVVEDPSGETLPGANVVATHTPSGTKYGASTRADGRFTIQGMRVGGPYTVEITFIGFEKAIVENINLQLGQAYGLDVVLQEEGLEIEGVEVLATRSPVINDERTGAATSISNEQINSLPSISRSISDFTRLTPQASTAGSGTSFAGQNNRYNQFSIDGTVNNDVFGLSASGTNGGQTGVQPISLDAIEQVQVVIAPYDVRQGGFTGGGINAITRSGNNNYEGSVYYYSNNQNFVGKSPDEERTKLDDYTDYQTGFRLGGPVVKDKLFFFVNGEVTSRTQPLLYQPGTGSSNIAVDEMERVASVAERLGYDPGPYGAYSDVTSSEKIFARLDWNINQNNKLTLRHSYVYGENIDGSRSPNSANFYNYGQFFPSTTNSTVLELTSNFSNNISNELRIGYTSVRDDRDYLGDPFPAINVRLSGGRSINLGSEPFSTANQLDQDVLTITDNLTLFKGRHTLTFGTHNEFYSTYNLFIRQNFGAYSYYSIEDFETVGTPGEVLPRSYDYSYSRTDNPQQGAEFNAFQLGFYAQDEYQATRDLKLTAGLRLDIPTFSEKPSVNEQFNEEFAEYGVATDQMPGAQLMISPRVGVNWDVNGEGTTQVRGGIGLFTGRVPFVWLSNQYTNTGNEFGRVSLFRNEGNTGDFVDVEDFTFVPDPYGQPDAADLNQSLGTSEINVTDEDFKFPQIFRVNGAVDHQFPGGLIATFEAIYSKNLKNIDYRNLNKEEAGNLQGGPDDRVVFESAYMNENFTDVLLLTNTNKGYAYNLTAQLQKNFEGGLSMSAAYTYGESKDVNGGTSSQAYSNWRYVETVNGGNNTELGFSDNNIRSRVVASVNYKINYKNGSSTSIGLFYNGQSGVPLSYVYDGDINNDRTFGNDLIYVPASADEINFVGSASEQASQWNRLNAFIEGNEYLSSRRGQYVERNGDKLPWTNQVDLRFMHEFKLATVGETNHRLQLSFDVFNLGNLISKEWGRQYSVSNNSFSLINFEGYEDGGYVPTYSYDGSGLSDGNPYFVSDFLSRWRGQIGIRYIFD
- a CDS encoding M23 family metallopeptidase → MKKSWIAVAGIALLTAAGFGLYETKLKPQREVVEAEVTAMDIEEKAAVKEENLLYGINIDELDVVEGKVSRNQTLSTILAPFEVPYQIIDQIAKKSKDIFDVRKIAFNKKYTVLTARDSSATAEFFIYEPNAAEFVVYKLDGKDIYKEAKPVTLRKREIAGRITSSLYVNMTEQGITPDLIDEFADLYGWSVDFQRLQKGDKYKVVYNEKVVDDQVVGIEPIQVAYFEHMGEPYYAIPFEQNGQVSFFDLEGNSFKKAFLRDPVKFTRISSRYSPRRFHPVQKRYKAHLGTDYAAPRGTEIRSVGDGTIIAASYTGGNGNYVKVKHNGTYTTQYLHMSKIASGIRNGVRVKQGQVIGYVGSTGLATGPHLCFRFWKHGKQVDWLKEDIPPSDPILDNNKMAFERVKTEKMDQLAAIPYQENPDDKLITQATK